One Spirochaetota bacterium DNA segment encodes these proteins:
- the nikR gene encoding nickel-responsive transcriptional regulator NikR, whose protein sequence is MNNVIRFGVSIDEKLLERFDALINEKGYVNRSEAIRDLIRDMLVKEEITDPDAEVIGTLTLVYSHDVREIADKLNDLQHDNYKYIISSVHVHLDEHNCLEVLLLRGTSAQVKKIADNLLAIKNVRHGKLTITTTVDYHE, encoded by the coding sequence ATGAATAATGTAATCCGTTTTGGTGTTTCTATTGATGAAAAACTCTTGGAACGGTTTGATGCTTTAATAAATGAAAAAGGGTATGTTAACCGTTCTGAAGCCATTCGTGATTTAATCCGTGACATGCTTGTAAAAGAAGAAATCACTGATCCAGATGCAGAAGTTATTGGAACACTTACCCTTGTGTATAGCCATGATGTACGAGAAATAGCCGACAAGCTTAATGACCTTCAACACGACAATTATAAATATATCATTTCATCAGTACATGTTCACCTTGATGAACATAACTGCCTTGAAGTATTGCTCCTACGTGGCACGTCAGCACAGGTTAAAAAAATAGCTGATAATTTACTGGCCATCAAAAATGTTCGCCATGGGAAATTAACTATAACCACCACCGTTGACTACCACGAATAA